GCAGAACCTAAGGCGAAGCTGTTAGAATGAAAAGAGAATGCCGAGTGCATGTCTGGCTCTGTCTACATTTGTTTAGCGGTACGCTTCCCCATGACCCTGACACCAGGCCCCACGTTTACAAATCATCACCCAGAGGAGTGAGGCCCTGTGCAGTGCCAATTCTGTCCTCAAACCAAAATCTGAGCCTCTCAACGCTCGCCCGGTCCGCCATGAAGTCCCTAAACTCCACCGGATTACTGCGCGGCAGGCTGATCAAGTTCCGCTGGCCAGCTGGGGCCGGCACGTCGGACCTCACGCTCCAGAATCCGTTCGCGGCCTGGAAATCCCTGCTGAGGAGGAAATTGTGGAAAAGCTTCGCCCCCTCTGGGTGAGGGGCATCTTTGAGAATCGCCGCCGTCTGCGCCCATGTCACATGCCTTCCTTGCCTAGGAAACGTGACGTTGAACGGGCTGGGTGCTTCACCTAGACCAAGCATGGTGGTGAAGGATGCAGCGTAGGGGGACTGAGGGTCTGCGATGATCGCAGCAGGAGTAGAGCTTCCGCGGACCCAGCGAGGATTCTGGCTCAAAAGGTCCTCAAACCACTTCTCCCCGTACTGCTTGATACTAGCACATTCAAAGTCAGCTCCTGCTTCTCTCGTAGCGAGAATGGGAGAACTTACATCAAGTCGAATGCAAAGAGGATGGCGTCGTCATCGTTTGGATATGCCAACACAATCTTGTCTTTGAGCTCGGGACGCAAGAAGTCGGTGAAGTCTCGGATGGGATTGCTTGGCAGCTTTTCTGCATTCCAGACGAGCTGCCAGCCCAGTCCAATATATCCGTAATACGTCGCGTCGCGGTCCTTAAGACTGGGAAAGACTCTGTCAAAGCCAACTGGAGCGTAATTGAGAAGAGCGCCCTGCTCCTTCCATCTCGGAAAGTCATGCAGTGTCTGGAGAATAACGCTGTCGACAAAGACATTCTTCTGTGCCAGCTGTTTATCGATGTTACCGTCGTGGTATTTCGACAAGTCGATCGTAAGATTAAGCGTTATGCCGGGAAAGGCGTCCTCGAAAGCAGCTTTGAGCCCGTCCATCTGGTTCGGCTCATCACCTCCATGCCAAACCGTGACAACGCCGCCCTCTGCCAGGGCGGCATCATAGATCTGGGCGAGAGATCGCTTCTCCACCCATCTTACCGAGGGGCTAACGGCAGCATTCGCCCCCATCCATAGGAGGAACGAAGATATGGCAAGGAGACGCATCTTTAGGCGGGTTTGCTGAATGGTTTGGATGTGGAGAATGATGTGAGTTAAGGGGAATGAATGTCCTTCTTATTGTCAGGAATTGAATGATTTTATATTCATTCATCTTCCATTCATCAAATTCATCCCGCATATCCCACTCCCGCGGTTGTCTTGACCGAGATGACGAACGCGTGGCTTAGCTGGCTGACTTGGCCAGCAACCGCGCGCGATGTCGGCGTACTTCATGGTTGTAGATCGGAGAGAGCTTCTGAAAGAAGACTCGGCCCAGCCACTTTAGCTCTCTAGAATTTAGTAGCGGCATGGCTAGCCAAGGATCCTTGTCTTCTCTTAGAAGCACTGATTTGCTTTGCATTGCGGAGATTACAAATATTCATCCCACCTTGAATAACTCTAAACTCTAACTGGTTATGCATCTTGTCTGCCGCGCGGCCGTCCCAAATTCCAGGTCCAAGCCTGTGATGTTACGCCGTAACAAACTCCACCATTGCCAATCACCTCATAGATCCCGGGTTTTTCAAGGGGATACTCACTGTCTTCTTGGTTTCCGAACGAAGCCTGACAAGGACCGGAATTGGTTTCCGAGCATCGAGCAGTGAAATTAAGTCGCTATGCGTGCTAAGAAATGAGGATGTAGCAGAGCCCGAGAAGCTACCACTGTCATGACGGCTTTGCAACCATTATTAGGAGAGGCAATACGGTCAAAGAAAGCAGTTATTGCTACAAGATCATGCCAAGGGTTATATTGTAACCCTCGTGTCACAAACATGTCGTGCCTGAGAAGACTCCTCGTGAAGCGCGGGTGAGAGCAGTGGTTGATTCTAGCTACAGCTATCTAAATCAGGCCAGCTCAACGTGATACTTGCCACCGACCAAATTCTCCAAGGTGATGCTAGTTTTACCACTGGCTGGAACCTTCCGGTCGCCACGAGGCCCCGAGATGCGCAGGGTCTCGTCTCCAACAGAAAGTGCCGCGCGTGCCCGATGGGGTATTGAATGTTCCTCTAAGACGGCCATTCTTACTCGTCCACGACGCAGAGAACTGTCCCAATGAAGTCTCAAACCCAGCTGTCGCCCTCCCCAAGGTTCCCAAGCGTGGAGTCACGCTCCATGTCTTTCCCTAGGCCGATGTGATTTCAAGGCCCACGCCTAGGAAGGTGAGGGCGAATGTTGGCGTCGTGGCCCACGCGTGTGCATCACTAACGCCGGCTAGGTTGGGATAGGGGGGATAATAGAACCTATCACCCGGAGCGTAACCTTCAACGAAATTACTGTTCGTCATGGCGGGCGGGGTTGTCGAGCATATGGTCCGCCCACATCAGCTCCATCAGCTCTATGGCCCTCTCTGGAAACCATGCCACGTAGTAGGCCCGAAGCTCGAACCCAGAGGCAAAGGGAGAGACGGTGTTGCCCGCTTCGGGCGCCGGCGCACCGTATGGGCGGATCCAACGAGCTTTCAGAGACTCAGAAATGGCCGCTCCTCTGGTATTGTTAGCAATGCCGGTTATAACAGCCCAAGCATTTCCGTCCTGGGGATGAAGAGAGTTTGGCTGCTCGTTACGGTCATTGTCCCAAAAAAGAGACTGGTCGTTGTCCCATAGGCGCGCATTGATTTCCTCTTTGATAAACTCGGGGGTCGAGGTCCCTTGCAGTGGCATCATCGTTGTTGAGAAAAGCCACCTTGGCGCCTATCAACAGACTGTGGTAAAAGATGGCATTTGCCTTTTGGATCGATTCGTCAGATGAAACTGAAATACAAGGAACTCATTTTTTTAACTTCGATCATGTCTGAAATAAATGGGAGAAATGCTGCGATAAGAGTGCTGTGGTTTCATGAATATCATCATCCACAAGTTGAGGAGCCGTTTCTTATGGCATACAAAACTTGTTAATCGACATATTAGAGCGCGATGCGACATAGTAGAGGCATCGTGAAAGTCCTCTTGCATCGGTTCGACTTGAAGCGAAGACACCGAAACCTACAACCATCATGCTCTTCCATCGCGAAGTAAGCTTCGAGATTGACATAGACCACATACCCTAGATACCTACCCCGGTTCGCTACCCAAGAAAAGAACAACCTTGTTTCATCCGAACTCACGTTCCCTGACGTAGGTGCCCTGCTCAGCTACATCCAACCGGCGTAGATACCGGCCCGGACCCAAAACAACATCACATCTCCTCGGAACCAACTCGGAACCAACCGATTTAGTGATGCTCAAGGCTTCAGAGGAAGTATTCCTTTTATTCTGGAAGCCAGATACGTCAACAGCACCATTTAATTCACTCATGACTGGCATGAGACGCAGTTACAATGGGCGATGAGAGGGCATGAGCCAACTCTATAGATTCCTCCAATGGTTGATATCTTTTGCTCTGTAGACGACTTGCTACACACCAACATGGCCCTCGCCATTCATTAGGCCGAACTTATCTCCCTGGATTGGTGGGTGGTCTAGATCACTGAGCGAAAAATCTCGGTGTCCGTAAATGTGCGGATGCCGAATGAAGCGCGGCTGGCCTCGAGGATGAAATTTGGAGATTCAGGGGGCGTTCAACCCGTCATCTTTGCCGAATGGGATCCATGCCTGCGGTGCCCACCATACTCGACAAAAGATTAGAAAGGCCAAAAAACGGCAGCTCGGATAATCATCAAAGCGAGTCTGCTGTCTCTGTTGAAGGTGATGGCGCTACTTTCATTGTCTTGGTCAGGTCCTACACGAGGTCCACGCGACGCAGGGGTCTCAAACCTTAAAATGTGATGTGTTCACTTGATGATCGGCGGTAAGAAATGATAGATACCTTTACAAACCACAGGACTATGACGGAGAAGAAAGTACCGATACCTTTCGGTTGGTGAATGATTGAAATTTAAACACCCTGTAATCTGTGCGAACTCGTACGATGTGAAGAATTAATCCAAGGTGTGCGGGGCAACCTGGCTTCTCGTCGGTTCAACTTCTTAATCAGGAAGCATTACCCTTTGTCAAGTCTTTGGGCGTTACCGATGAGGGATTAGGTCAACAtcaagacgacgacatgAAGGTGGGTGGCCCTGGACTACATGCACACGACAATGGGCCGAATTGCCTGGGTATTTCTATGCCTATTTCAGCTTAGTGTCACTTCAATTCTAACTACGTACCTACCTTTAAATGTGAAGGTTGGATTCCTTTGTTCTCGACCATGAAGTGGCATTCACTCTGTAAGAGACAAGTTGCAAGAATGTCTGTAGTTTTTTTTGATTCACGTTATGAGAAAGCAACACTGAGATAGTCATCATCCATCCGGTACTCTCTTTGTATATTCACCTCGCACGTCAGTCAAAGACCCGTAGTGCTGGGTGACCATCCCCGACTCCACTGATCGGCCTGTGGTGGAGGACAAGCGCCTGAGCGCCACTGTTTCAGGCGATTCGTGTATCTTTGCGCGCGTAAGCGAAACGCGAAAGATGAACCGATTGATAATCACTGGCACACATGCCTGAACTTCTCTTGCAGGGATGTGGTGACTCTCTGCGACCTCTCGGTTCGGCGGTAAGGTTGAGATACACACAGGTTCAATACAGTGTCATGATCGGTCATATCAGCGAGGTACCTGGAATTCCAGATCCAATGCTATTTAGTTGAGCTTACTGACCAAACCATCGCAGATCTCGCCACTTGCCTTGCGTGGTATCTTTACCTGCGGTGTGGGTGTCTCCTTCGGTCTCGGCCCTCTTActgccttcatcatcatcacgtACACTGGTGACTTGGATTCTCGGTGGGCATACCGTGCCGTGTTCTGTTCTTAATGGTTCTTTGCTGTCGTCGCTTCCTTGTTTGTCTACTGGATGCCCGAGTCACCCTGGTGGCTCTCGTCCAAGGGCCGAGACGACCGCGCACTGGCAGCTGTTAACGGTCTTGGATATACCGGAGAGCACGGGCGTATGAAGCTGGCACAGATCCAGACCACtctggaggagatgaagaaagAGACCGAGGGCGTCACCTACATGGAGTGCTTCCGCAAGTCTAACCTTCGCGCACACTTCTCACGATCGTGCCTTTCTGGATCCACACCTTCACCGGCATCTCGTTTGTCGCCGGTTACTTTACCGTGATTGGCTCCGTGTTCATATTGCTTGGAACATAGACTAATCCATGCCCCTACTCCAGTACTACCTGCAGCTTGCTGCTACTCCACCCAGATGAGCTTCCGACTCCAGATCGCCCAGCCAGTTATGTCCATCGTCGGCAACCTAATGGCCGCAGCTATCATCGAGAAGGTCGGCCGTCGTGATCTGACCTTCTGGGGCCTCCTCGTACTCACTATTTTCCTGATGATCACAGGAGGGTTAGGTACAGGCAGTACCCAGCCCATGATCCAAGGCACGGTGGCGTTTATCCTCATTTTCAGCTAGTAGTTTAACGTGTCGATCGGTTCATCGGTATTTTCCCTCATATCGGAAATATCGACTCCTCGACTCCGCGTCAAAACTATTGCCATCGCCAGCGCGTCGCAGAGTCTTGTCAACGTTATGTGGCAGTGGACTATTCCCTACATGTTTAACCCCGATAAAGCCAATATGGGCGCCAAGATCGCCTTCGCCTTTGGGGGGTCTCTGCTCTGTGTCCCTGCTTTATCTCTGGTTCTATCAGCCCGAGACCGGAGGAAGGTCACATCGGGAGCTGGATGAAATGTTTACCAAAAAGGTTCCAGTTAGGAAGTTTAAGAAATTTGTGACGGAGGTTCAAATGCAGAACCAGGGTGCCGCAGCTATGGAGGAGAAGCTTTAGGTGACTCCTTTCAAAAACCAATAAACAAAATCAGAAAGACCTTGAACGCAATAGAACATTAGACGCATAGGTCCAACCATCGCCATCGAAGAATAATCCAAAAGCTAGGCTTAAAATATTACGGGGCTATGATACACCTCTTTCCCCATGATTGGAAGCGCCAAGCAAAGTCAGTCCGAGTCATCGTCGTTGTGTCCAAATCCAACAGGAGAATCCAAGCCAACGAGGCGCAGATTCCGGCATCCTCGCTCGGACAGCAAAGCCTGCGAGTGCGGGCGGATATGGCCTTCGGGAATGGCAAACGTGAAGTCGACGTGCTCTGGCAGAGCAGCAAGCGGTAGGCTTATTCTGGTTATGACATCGTGCTTCTTCACTCTCCCTCTCCGGAAGCTGTTGTTGATTCCCAACGGCACAACGATTGACAGGGATTTCAAGTTATCCATGGCAGCAATCGCATCACAGATCTCCTGCCAGCTTTGATCATGCTCGTGTAAGGGCTCTCCCGTATCCTCGTCTTGGTATACCGCCCAGTAAGCAAAGCCTGGCCACTGGATCGTAAGATATCGGATCGATTGAAGGCCGTCGTGAGGTGAGAGCAGGAGAAACCGGTAGAAGGCCTCCATTGTGTGGAATTTGAAGGAGTTTTGGCTGTACAAGATGTGTAAAGCCTCGAGATAACTTCAGGAACCTTTAGCTTCTTTCAGGTTACGTAGGATGCCAATGTAGTGGGGCTCACATTTGCTTGCAGGTTTGGAGAAGGGGTAGCATGTCGAGCTCAGACATTGTCTCGGTAGCCTTGTATCGCTTCTCGTAACCTATTGGTCCTATCCATGATTTTCGAGTTGGCACCAGCTCCGCTTTATTGACCCTTTCCGTATCCATTGGTAAAATCGCATGCGACAGCTTGTTTATCTTTCTTACAATGGTCACGTCGTAGCCACCAACTACATAGCCCCAAATCGATATCCGGATCTCCTTGGGTAGCCTggaaagtaataaagattgCTGCTGGTCCGAGTAGAACTTGGTGACAGATAATCCCAGCCTTTTCGAAAGACCACTAGGCACCCAGTCATATTTGGGCAAGATCTGAGGTGTGAGCGATGTCGAAATGTCGAGCCCATTGCCGTTGGTGGCCCGGTCGCGCAGACTATGTCCATTGTGTCTTTGCTCCTGGATATCCATCCATTCTAAGCGATTCTTTACGAATGGAGCTAACCGACCCATTTGAGTCGCTTGTGAAGTCTGGGGAAATTTGTTGCCTTTTAAATGTGCTTATGTTTTGGGAAAGCTTGGTTggtcttatagttaagaatATGCCAGGCAGCCGCCAGGATAGCGGGGTCCGGCCAACAGTCGAAGCCCCTCGGATCAGTATTGATCCGCGGTGCCCCACTTCGCCAAGGTCAACGGCGAGCAAGCAACATAGAGCCAGTAGACTTACATGGAAATATCGAGCGTCTGTGCTCTAGGCCTTGTCAATAGATGGGATATCAGTATTTACTTGTGCCTCTCGTTTTGGGTTAGAGCCAACGCTACTTCTGGTAGGTCCAGCGGCTAAGAAGCGCGTCAGAAGCCGGCTACAAACTGTCTTGACGATTCGACGAATATTTAATCCCGTATTGTAGCCCTAAGCTATGGGTGTACCGTCTCAACATGTTCTTTTCCGTACGTAAATGTTAATCACGCCAGCCATCAACTGACTTCTGGACTGGCCTGCAAACTCGACTTCTATTATTCCCTCATATTCTCGACATCATTTGGGAACCCTGTTTGTCGAAAAATGAGACAAAATCGCAGGGTTGATGTGTGGAATTGAAGCTGCTGAGTCACCAACCCTAGAGGCTGAAAATTGAAGACGGATTCGGGGCACAGCCACGACTATGCAGAGCGGACCGTGCTGCGATCTGGGCGGCCTCGCAGCGAAACAAACAGGGGCTATTTCTTGTACGAACGATTTATGGGTCGCCAACTCAAGTTGATCTGATAACTAAACACGGGTCATTGTACTTTACTACCCTTTTTACAAGGCCGTTATCTTCAACCATTCCCTCCAAATCAAGATAGGTACCTGCCCAGCCAATCAATTTCAAGATCCCTAAGTAATGGATGATCTCATGGCCATGTCCTCGCCTTTTTTTCTAGCCTGATATTCGGCCAATCATCTTGTCCTGTTACTCGCTGCACGTGAGCTCTCTCACAACCAGGCTGTGTCAATAAGCCTCATCTCCCCGCCTCGACTTCCTCTAAATGTGTCACAGATTGCATCTCTTCCTTCCATCCTGCCCTGCAACATAGAATACTACACCAAAGGTCAAGGCGCAAGACACCTTTCAACAGGTACTGCGACAACTGGGCCGTTCATGGTCTCCCACACTTCTCCACTCCCGTCGTCGCAAAACGCGGAGATGCCCGAGACATGAACTTCCTGAACACCTCCAGTTCGCAAGATGTTGTCTTGTCGCAGCGTGCCTCTCGTCAAGCCGATCAGATGGCAGCCGTCAAGGGCCTAGAGAACACCATTGCTAGGTTCCAGGCGATCTTGACCGATGATGACCGAAAGAATCTGCAGCAGTTGAAAACCGAGCCCCACGATGCGCAATCCATCATCATGTTTACGGCAAGCCTTGACAGGTTCGATCCAAAGCGCAGAGGCAAAAGTGTCGCCTCCAGGCTGGCCTCATTCCTGCAGACGATTGAGCAGTTCACTCCTATCGTCGATACCTACATCCAGCCCAATCCTGAGATTGCGGCGCTGGTCTGGGGGTCTGTTAAGCTCACCTTCCAGGTAGGCGACCGAGCAAGGCATTCTGAATCGTTGCTGAGACTCAACAGCTACTCGCCAACTTGACATCCTACTTTCAGTCCTTTGTCGAGCTACTGTCTGGCTTTGGTTCCCTATGTTCCAGGTTTGCTGAGCACCAAGTTATCTTCATAGACTCTCCTAGACTTAGAACATCCATCTGCGCGTTTCACTCTTCCGTCGTTAATTGCTGCGAAAGATTGTGCTGGTGACACACCGGCTAAGTTAGTTCTGCTACGCGGAGACCTGGCCCCTTACTGACATCATCATAGTGAAATCACAAGCATGGATGGCTATTACTTAATCTTTCCAAAGTGAAATCCGAGGATATGTTGACGATATCAAGTTGAAGGCCGAGATCGTGCGGGATGACATCTAGCTCGCCAAAGCCCAAAGCGATAGCGAAGAGCATCAGTTGCAAGCCAAGGCACGGCAGAAGGCAGAAGAGAGTCACGGCCGCATCTCTTCCTTGTTGACAAAGGATAGGTCAGAAATGAGACTCATTGGCGAGCACGGAACAAGAGGGACTGCAGGTAGGGCCTCACTGCCTTGTTTCAAAATGCGCCGCTAATGATTCAAGAACAACGCCGGCGTCGTCTTCTCAAAGACCTCTCATCGCATAACTATACATCCGCATTCAATAATGCTCGTAACAAGCGTCATCTCGGAACTGCTGAGTGGGCGTTCAACACCGACCAGTTCCAGAACTGGCTCACAGGTGACGGACCAGTAGTTCTTCATGTGACAGGGAAAAGTACGTCAGGCCCAGGCTAACACGTGCCATTATAACTAATGACTTCTTTGTAGTTGGATCTGGAAAGACAATATTGGCGTGAGTGCATACCGTTTCTCCTCTTGACCGTGTTTGTTGCTAACTTTGCCCTAAAGGTCTTCAATCGTTGAACACTTATGTCAGATCAGACAACCCAATCAGTTCATCTCATTTTTCTTCTCTAGATTCGACAATCCGACAACATTGGTTTCTGATACTATCATTCGCTCACTGGTCCAACAATTGCTATCCATGGCTCCCATGGAAACGATGAACGCAACTCTCGCATCCAAGATCGCCGACTGTCTTCAGAACGCCCAGGACAACTTTTTCTCGCTCGACACTCTTGGGAAGCTCTATGAGACGGCTTCCAAGTTCACACAGGACTGGTTTATCCTTATCGACGGTGTGGATGAGTGCGAATCCGAGCAACAGCGGTTACTATATGACTTCTTATCTCGCTTCCTTAACAATTGTTCAGGGCCACAGCGAATTAGGATCCTATTCTCGAGTCGAGAAACGACAAAACAAGAGATCGAGAGGTCATTTGGTTCCGTAGGGAGGCTGATTACTGGGACGACCAACACAAGCGCCGACATTGTTGCCTTTGCTGAAATGTCATCGTCGCAAAGCTGGCTCGAGGAGAGTTGGTCGTGAGAGATGAGGACATTATTGGTGATATTCTCGACGCAATTGCATCCAAGGAGGAAGGAATGTAAGTGTGAATCCTCTGCGTGTCATTTGGGTGGGTTCTAATTAATCTCTTCGAATAGGTTCCTGTGGGCATTTCTGGCCATCGAAGACATTTGTTCTGGAACGAACGACAGAGAGATTAGAGAGTCGATTCAAGAGATCCCGACAGACCTTCCAACAACGTTTGACCGTGCATTGAATCGAATTGCAAAACGTCGCAACCAAAAAATTGCCAGCGAAATATTTGGGTGGACCACAGCTGCTCGTCAGCCATTGACCCTTACCCAACTCCAGGAGGCCCTCTCCGTCAAGGTTGGCCAACACAACTTGCATCCAGATGGCCTGATCAGCGGTATGGATCGTATCACCGTCTGGTGCGAGAATCTGGTGTGTGTTGAGGAGACGGACAACACAGTCCATTTCAGTCATCATTCGATCCGGGAATACCTTCTCAAGCCCGAATCCGGCGACCTGAAAGATTTCCATGTTAATCTTGAAGAGTTTGACCACCATGTTGGTGAAGTCTGTATCACATatctccatctcgagaaCCTCAAGACAGCGCTCATTGAGGGCGAAAAGGCCGAGCCCCCCCCTACCGTCACAGTCACGATGGAAGGATTGAGCGAGCAGACAGTTCGAACAGCAGTTGGTGGAAGTATGGGCGCCCGAGTAGGTCGCTGGACAAGCCGTGTCGTCAAGTCGACCTCACGCTCCGCCCAGCCCTCAGCAGGGGGTGTCGCAATCCACTCGACTCTCGGGAGCCTTCGCTATGCGCCTCCGGCTTCGAAAGGGATTGAGTATGTTTTTCTCGAATATGCCGAGGAGAATTGGTTTCGCCATAGGACTCGCCTTGACCGTACTCTTGGCCGAGGTGAGAACAGCATGTGGAATCTCGTTGGTCGGCTTCTCAGGAGCCCACGTCAAAGCAAAAACCTGCCTTGGAAGGACTTGCGTTGGCGGGAGTCTATCACGACGCGGGGATATTTAAATCTGTAATTAGTCGATCCATCTAAATCTTTCGTCCCATCTGAGTACTTCTTCATGCCTCATGAGACAGAGAGATATTTGCAGGCCCAGCCAACACCGGACCCGATGAGCGACCTCTCACCAATTGGTAGCCTCCCATTCCTAGCCGTCTACGCTGTTCAGAACAATCATGAGAGCTTGGCCTGCTGCGCTTTCATGACATTTATACAAAAACGCCAAGGGTCTCCCATAACCAGGTGGCTCACCTTGTTCCTGGCACTGGAAGGGAAGCATTCATCTTGCCCAAATCGCTGCTTCGCTCGATTACAGAAGCATCTATTTCATTATGAGCTGGTCCATACCATGACACTTTGCATCGCCGCCGGGGTTTCGCACTGGCCCGCTTCCGCCTCCGAGAAAGGTATCGACGATGACCAACACAGGCAATGCTCGACGAATAGACTTCTGGATTTCTGCAAGCTCATACCGACGGGCTACGTCGCGCAAGATGACATGTGTATTCGAGACTTTGCCCTCGTGGCTTTGTCCGCCGTTACCAAGCCGCAGTGGTTTCGTCTTCCAGGCTTACAGAATGAATCTAGCAGTCTTCTCACTGCGAGGACAAGCAATAAGATGTCCATTGTCGATATTGCGGCAGAACAAAACGACGAGGAAAGCCTCGGCTTTTTACGGTCATTCTTCAAACCCCGATGCTTCCAACAAGGCGAACTCTTTGAGGCAGCTAAAGACCATGGCGAGATGGAGAAACTAGCGCTGGGCGGTTTCTGCACTGCTTTACGGAACGGCTCGAGCGAGAGCGCAAAGTTCCTGTTCGAACAATGCGTTGATCTATTCAGCTCCGAACAGGCAGACCAGTTCGAACAACTGGACATTATTAATCTCCATCTAGCACTATCCCAAGCAGCCGTGTTTGAATGGCCGTTTGACACCACCAAGAATATTTTGTTCTGGTTTTTCAGCGCCTTGGTGGTAAAGCGGAATATGGAAGCAGCAATGAACCATCTCATCGAAGAATCGATCAAGGCCGACAATTGGAAATTTGCCGCTGCGGTAGTCGACACGGTTTCAGACCTGGAATTCGAGAGGACCGAGAGCGACGATCCTTTCTTCAAGATGACTCTGGACTCGTTAAACTGTCAGCGATGCCGGGGGAGACAATCCTGGCCCGAACCCATGGACACGCCGCTTTTGTTTGCTGACCAGCGGTACAAGTTGTGCTCCAAGCACAAGAGACACACTTGACGCCAGACTATATCTCACTCCTGACAAGGCGTCGCTGCAACTGGCGCGTTTGAACGAGTCAGACCAAGAAAAGCTTCCTTCGGACAacgaggttgaggaagatTCCATTTTGTCCGAGCCAGTCGATGAGCAATCATGATCCTTA
The window above is part of the Fusarium falciforme chromosome 3, complete sequence genome. Proteins encoded here:
- a CDS encoding General substrate transporter yields the protein MPESPWWLSSKGRDDRALAAVNGLGYTGEHGRMKLAQIQTTLEEMKKETEGVTYMECFRKSNLRAHFSRSCLSGSTPSPASLLPAACCYSTQMSFRLQIAQPVMSIVGNLMAAAIIEKVGRRDLTFWGLLFNVSIGSSVFSLISEISTPRLRVKTIAIASASQSLVNVMWQWTIPYMFNPDKANMGAKIAFAFGGSLLCVPALSLVLSARDRRKVTSGAG
- a CDS encoding NACHT domain-containing protein; this encodes MNFLNTSSSQDVVLSQRASRQADQMAAVKGLENTIARFQAILTDDDRKNLQQLKTEPHDAQSIIMFTASLDRFDPKRRGKSVASRLASFLQTIEQFTPIVDTYIQPNPEIAALVWGSVKLTFQLLANLTSYFQSFVELLSGFGSLYCAGDTPANEITSMDGYYLIFPNEEHQLQAKARQKAEESHGRISSLLTKDRSEMRLIGEHGTRGTAEQRRRRLLKDLSSHNYTSAFNNARNKRHLGTAEWAFNTDQFQNWLTGDGPVVLHVTGKIGSGKTILASSIVEHLCQIRQPNQFISFFFSRFDNPTTLVSDTIIRSLVQQLLSMAPMETMNATLASKIADCLQNAQDNFFSLDTLGKLYETASKFTQDWFILIDGVDECESEQQRLLYDFLSRFLNNCSGPQRIRILFSSRETTKQEIERSFGSLARGELVVRDEDIIGDILDAIASKEEGMFLWAFLAIEDICSGTNDREIRESIQEIPTDLPTTFDRALNRIAKRRNQKIASEIFGWTTAARQPLTLTQLQEALSVKVGQHNLHPDGLISGMDRITVWCENLVCVEETDNTVHFSHHSIREYLLKPESGDLKDFHVNLEEFDHHVGEVCITYLHLENLKTALIEGEKAEPPPTVTVTMEGLSEQTVRTAVGGSMGARVGRWTSRVVKSTSRSAQPSAGGVAIHSTLGSLRYAPPASKGIELLDFCKLIPTGYVAQDDMCIRDFALVALSAVTKPQWFRLPGLQNESSSLLTARTSNKMSIVDIAAEQNDEESLGFLRSFFKPRCFQQGELFEAAKDHGEMEKLALGGFCTALRNGSSESAKFLFEQCVDLFSSEQADQFEQLDIINLHLALSQAAVFEWPFDTTKNILFWFFSALVVKRNMEAAMNHLIEESIKADNWKFAAAVVDTVSDLEFERTESDDPFFKMTLDSLNCQRCRGRQSWPEPMDTPLLFADQRYKLCSKHKRHT